One part of the Oncorhynchus clarkii lewisi isolate Uvic-CL-2024 chromosome 7, UVic_Ocla_1.0, whole genome shotgun sequence genome encodes these proteins:
- the LOC139412792 gene encoding cyclin-dependent kinase 5 activator 1-like, whose product MGTVLSLSPRSRKAAGGVCVDEKPDLATGGKPQEKSLKKRHSVLLHALTWKRLVAASAKKKNAKKVNPKPDASQAKSDPLVDQLNTDNIKKSQPSNGILDRKPTGPKPGPIPVPVPTVPDQTRRQTQNGRLFISPRRVVVQASTGELLRCLSDFLCRRCFKLKELTANEVILWFRNVDRALLVQGWQDQGFITPANLVFVYLLCREAVEEDTVSEYELQATFLTCLYLAYSYMGNEISYPLKPFLVESSREAFWERALGLIDRMSGPMLRINADPHYFTEVFQDLKNEGGSREKEKEKENEKEKKEKEKEKDGKRISELDR is encoded by the exons ATGGgtactgttctgtctctgtcgcCGAGGTCAAGGAAGGCAGCgggcggtgtgtgtgtggacgagAAACCGGACCTTGCGACCGGCGGGAAACCACAGGAGAAGAGCCTAAAGAAGCGCCACTCGGTGCTGCTCCATGCTCTGACGTGGAAGAGGCTGGTCGCCGCATCGGCCAAGAAGAAGAATGCCAAAAAGGTGAATCCCAAACCCGACGCCAGCCAGGCCAAATCCGATCCCTTGGTGGACCAGCTCAACACCGACAACATCAAGAAATCACAACCGTCCAACGGAATACTCGACCGAAAACCGACAGGGCCCAAACCCGGGCCAATTCCTGTGCCTGTTCCTACAGTACCGGACCAGACCCGGCGGCAGACCCAGAATGGACGCTTATTCATCTCCCCTCGGAGGGTGGTGGTGCAG GCTTCCACCGGCGAGCTCCTGAGGTGTCTCTCTGACTTTCTCTGCCGCCGCTGCTTCAAGCTCAAAGAGCTCACGGCCAATGAGGTCATCCTGTGGTTCCGTAACGTGGACCGGGCTCTGTTAGTGCAGGGCTGGCAAGACCAGGGCTTCATCACCCCGGCTAACCTGGTCTTCGTCTACTTGCTCTGCCGAGAGGCCGTGGAGGAAGACACGGTGTCTGAATACGAGCTGCAGGCGACCTTCCTCACCTGCCTGTACCTGGCCTACTCCTACATGGGCAACGAGATCTCCTACCCGCTCAAGCCGTTCCTGGTGGAGTCCAGTCGGGAGGCCTTCTGGGAGCGGGCCCTTGGTCTCATTGACCGGATGAGCGGGCCAATGCTGAGGATAAACGCAGACCCGCACTACTTTACTGAGGTgttccaggacctgaagaacgaGGGAGGGtcaagggagaaggagaaggagaaggagaatgagaaggagaagaaggagaaggagaaggagaaagacggGAAACGGATAAGCGAGTTGGATCGTTAA